The genomic DNA TAGTTTGTCAATGAGGTCAGAGATACAAGGTTTCATATGTTGACATATGCATTAATATACAGAAAACTAAtcaaataaatgagaaatacattttggaGAGAACTACCTGCACAACACCAATACACACTCCGAACACCAGGACCGAGGGGATGTTATCTAGCAGCCATTGTCTGGCCTTCTGATAACATGGCTGCAGAGACATACAAAAAGGGCATGAGAAAGGCATGGGGTTAGGAAGTTCACATAGGAAAGAATACATACTATCATACTATACATACTAATACtagctctctctgtctctctctgtttatctatcttagacttagactgcactttattgatccctttgggAAGACTCTCTCCAGGAAATTGAATTTCCAGTAGCATACAGTGAAAAAGAATACAATATAAGATAAACAATAGACTCttatctaaatatataaagtaaacagTAGACAATAAACTCTTAACAGTAAAACTCTTacctaaatatataaagtaaacagTAGAACAATAAAACGCTTAACAGTAAGCAGTAAACTctaactaaatatataaagtaaaattcaagtaaaataggatcaagataaaataaatgtagagaacTATATGGAGGATGCATATAGAACATATAGAGGACTGTGTATGGCAGACTTAGgttaacagttaattaaaatattgcACTTAAACGACTATCTACCCCTTGTTATGATATggctgtatataaataaaaatgaattgaattgaattcaaTAGATGTAGAAGAACAAGCATGATTACATTTGTTAATTGCGATTCACACACCGCTACAAACACCACTCCACCTGTTCaatctcatcatctcatcacaATATACCCCAGTCCAACCGCCTAAGTAGCTGATTCAAGATTCGTAGATCCACAGATCCATCCTGCACGAGTAAATCAAGGGGAACTCATCAGTAGTACGAAACAGCAGACTCTAAATCACTACTGTTAGTTAGGCTAGCTGCCAAGTTCCATCATTTATGGATGTAAATGTCAGCACAAATCATTGTTTaagagacacagagtgagtgAAGCAGGCGTAGCGGACTCAAAACTTAATTTTTCTCACTCCATTGCTTGAATTTGTCATGTGTgaagacattcacacacacatgcatctggAACAGATCTGGATTACATTTGAAAGAATCAGACAATATAAAAACCTCTTGCAACTTTACCCCTCTAGACTCTTAGTGCTAGAAAAGCTGAGCAGCAAACCAACCTCACTCCATCCGTCAACACACTGGTCTGTCccaacagagcagcaggaagaagGCAGCGTTCCATTGAGCACATCATACCAATCTGTTTTGTTAGTTACTCCACAGCATTTGAACTGGAGAAGCGGAAGATATAAAGACATAAGTAGTAATACAGAAGTCATGTAGTAGATTAATACACATGTTGCTAATAGCTGTATGCTAGTAGGAAAGAAGTCACACAAGAACAAATaagtacaaataaaacactAGAGATTTTATGGTATGGTatgtattttaaatttcataCCATGACAGATGCATTTCAGTTGGTTCAGTGTTGGTGTAATAcataattatgtaattaaaaaaaggcttTATGGATGGACGTCTTGTCCTATATTTATGCAACACACTGTAAGAAGTCATGCATTGTTTGCTAAAAGTGTTCACCATTTTTTGGACATTGTCCCAGGATTTCTTCAGTCCAGGTTCTGATTCATAAATCTTTATACCCTCCTTTAATTCGCCCTGTGCTTTGGAATCCaactaacaaaaaacagaaaaaaagaaaaactgttatttattcaaatgatACATCAGTAAAATATGTATTGCACACGACAGATGGTCAAACTACAGGTCATTTGGAGTTGCAAACCTGAATGTATTTGAATTGTTActtatacaatatacaatacaatGTAGAGCAGTGTAACACTGGAAATAAATTGAAGTATAAGTTTCCCTTGCCCGTTCTGTTGTGCAATGTTTGTTGGATGCTTTGGggaaaaaacagtaattttatgTCCTTTCTGATGTACCCAAAGCGTCACTTAGGAGACACAGCACGAATGGATCAGGAGTAGCGGACTCAAAACTTTCAAATCCCTGAAATCCCGAATCTGCTGAGCTTTCTACAGAGTGCAAAACATAGTAGATCCAGATTTACAGAGTTGGTGGATCTAGATCAGGGGGTACTTCCTACAGAGCCTTAAACATAGGGGACACAAGGTCTGTGGATCACTGACCCAACAGACCCAGGTGACCCAGATTTGCTGATCTAATTGGGTTGAGTGGATCATTTCTTCCACACAGCACGAAACAAAGCAGATTCAGACTCGTCAATGGATTTCAGGGAGTGGCGTCATCATACTCTGCATACTGTGTAAAATGATGATCTGAAGACTTCCCCATGTCAAATGTAAGACAACAAATACAGCAATAACCACGATGATAGATACtgatttaaaacacagacactccTTTTTGTGTAATATAGTTCATACGCTAAAAACTATGTAAGAGGGGCATTTTAACTGCAGCATTATATGTCATAAATAATCATTGTCTTATCTGCCAGACTTTCTTAAACACAAATTTGTCgtcttgtttttgtgtagcTTTGGTTAATACACTTTAGAGGCTAGGCTAATATAGCCTAAACAGTGTGAGAGAGGCATTACAACTGCAGCATTATGCGTCACCA from Larimichthys crocea isolate SSNF unplaced genomic scaffold, L_crocea_2.0 scaffold4187, whole genome shotgun sequence includes the following:
- the LOC113745078 gene encoding tetraspanin-4-like; this translates as LDSKAQGELKEGIKIYESEPGLKKSWDNVQKMFKCCGVTNKTDWYDVLNGTLPSSCCSVGTDQCVDGWSEPCYQKARQWLLDNIPSVLVFGVCIGVVQILALVFSMLMYCQILCAEKHLD